The nucleotide sequence CCGCCACGACCGGGTGGAGGCCACCGGTGGCGAGGCCGGCCGCCGACACCGCCGCGTGCTGCTCGGCGATCCCGACATCCCACACCCGGTCGGGGAACTTCTCCGCGAACCTGCCGAGCCCGACCGGGTGCAGCATGGCCGCCGTGATCGCCACGACGTCCTCGCGCTCGTCCCCGATCCGTACGATCTCGTCGCCGAAGACCGAGGTCCAGGACGGTCCGCCGGCGGGGGTGAGCGGTTCGCACGTCAGTGGATCCATCACGCCGACCGTGTGGAAGTGGTCCTCCTCGTTGGCGAGGGCGGGCTCGTACCCGCGGCCCTTCTGCGTCAGGCAGTGCACCAGGACCGGCCCGTGGAAGCGCTTGGCGCGGCGCAGTGCCGACTCGACCGCCTTGGTGTCGTGCCCGTCGATCGGACCGACGTACTTCAGGCCCAGGTCCTCGAACATGCCCTGCGGCGCGAACGCGTCCTTGAAGCCCTTCTTGGCGCCGTGCAGCGCCTCGTAGACCTCCTTGCCGACGACCGGGGTGCGCAGCAGGACCTCCTTGCCCCAGGCGAGGAACTGTTCGTAGCCGTCGGTGGTGCGCAGGGTCGCGAGGTGGTTGGCGAGGCCGCCGATGGTCGGGGAGTACGAGCGCTCGTTGTCGTTGACGACGATGATCAGCGGCCGGTCCTTGGCGGCCGCGATGTTGTTGAGTGCTTCCCAGGCCATGCCGCCGGTCAGCGCGCCGTCGCCGATGACCGCGACCACATGGCCCTCCTCCCCTCGCACCTGGCGGGCCTTGGCGAGGCCGTCCGCCCAGCCGAGGGCGGTGGAGGCGTGGCTGTTCTCGACGATGTCGTGCTCGGACTCCTCACGCGAGGGGTAGCCGGACAGGCCGCCCTTGCCACGCAGTTTGGAGAAGTCCTGACGCCCGGTCAGCAGCTTGTGCACATAGCTCTGGTGACCGGTGTCCCAGACGATGCGGTCGACCGGTGACTCGAAGACCCGGTGGAGCGCGATGGAGAGTTCCACCACCCCCAGATTGGGCCCCAGGTGACCGCCGGTCCTGGCGACCGCGTGCACCAGGAACTCCCGGATTTCTTCGGCCAGTTCACCGAGTTCCGCCTCGGTCAGCGCCTTCAGGTCGCGCGGTTGCCGGATGCTCTCCAGAATCGTCACGTCGGGCCCCCTCTCGATCCGTGCTCTCTCAGCCCGTGTTGTCAGCTCACGGTGACCGCCGGTTCCCCCGACGCGACGCCGTCCCGCTCCATCTGCTCGGCGATCTTCATCGCCTCGTCGATGAGGGTCTCCACGATCTTCGACTCGGGCACGGTCTTGATGACCTCGCCCTTCACGAAGATCTGCCCCTTGCCGTTGCCGGAGGCGACCCCCAGGTCCGCCTCCCGCGCCTCCCCGGGTCCGTTGACGACGCAGCCCATGACGGCCACCCGCAACGGCACCTCCATACCTTCCAGACCTGCGGTCACCTCGTCCGCCAGCCGGTACACATCGACCTGCGCCCGCCCGCACGAGGGGCACGAGACGATCTCCAGCCGCCGCTGCCGCAGGTTCAGCGACTCCAGGATCTGGATGCCGACCTTGATCTCCTCGACCGGCGGAGCGCTCAGCGAGACCCGGATCGTGTCGCCGATCCCCTCGCTGAGCAGCGCCCCGAAGGCGACGGCTGACTTGATCGTGCCCTGGAAGGCCGGACCCGCCTCGGTCACGCCCAGATGCAGCGGGTAGTCGCACTGGGCGGCCAGCTGCCGGTAAGCCTCGATCATCACGACCGGGTCGTTGTGCTTGACCGAGATCTTGATGTCCCGGAAGCCGTGCTCCTCGAACAGCGAGGACTCCCACAGCGCGGACTCCACCAGCGCCTCGGGCGTCGCCCTTCCGTACTTCTGCAACAGCCGTTTGTCGAGCGAGCCGGCGTTGACCCCGATCCGGATCGGGGTCGCGCGGTCCTTCGCCGCTCGCGCGATCTCCTTGACCTTGTCGTCGAACTGCTTGATGTTGCCGGGGTTCACCCGCACCGCCGCACAGCCGGCCTCGATCGCCGCGAACACGTACTTCGGCTGGAAGTGGATGTCCGCGATCACCGGGATCTGTGACTTGCGGGCGATGGTGGCCAGGGCGTCCGCGTCGTCCTGCGTGGGGCAGGCGACGCGGACGATCTGGCAGCCGGACGCGGTGAGTTCCGCGATCTGCTGCAGGGTGGCGCCGACGTCCGACGTACGGGTCGTCGTCATCGACTGCACCGAGACCGGGGCCCCGCCCCCGACCGCCACCGACCCGACCTGGATCGCTCGCGACACGCGCCGCTCGGCGATCGGCCGGACCGGTACCTCGGGAACGCCCAGGGAGACGGTCGTCATGGCCTCACCCGTTGTTCCCGGAGACCGTGTCGCGCAGGGCGCGCAAGGACTCCTTGAGCGATCCCATGGTGGCGAGAACGGCGGTCGGCTCGTAGCCGCAGTGCGCCATGCAGTTGGCGCAACGCGGGTCCTTGCCCCGGCCGTACGCGTCCCAGTCGGTGTCCTCGATCAGCTCCCGGTACGTCGTGACGTACCCGTCGCTCATCAGATAGCAGGGCTTCTGCCAGCCGAAGAGCGAGTAGTTGGGGATCGCCCACGCCGTGCACGGGAAGTCGACCTTGCCCTCCAGGAAGTCGAGGAACAGGGGCGAGTGGTTCAGCCGCCAGCGACGACGGTTACCGCCCGAGAAGGCCTTCTTGAACAGTTCACGGGTCTGCTCGACGCCGAGGAAGTGCTCCTGGTCGGGCGCCTTCTCGTAGGCGTAGGCGGGCGAGATCATCATCTCGTCGACCTGGAGGTCGTCGTTGAGGTAGTTCAGGACCTCGATGATGGTCTGCGGGGTGTCGGTGTTGAAGAAGGTCGAGTTGGTGGTCACTCGGAAGCCGCGCTTCTTGGCCTCCTTCATGGCCGCCACGGCCTCGTCGAACACCCCCTCCTTCGCCACCGACTCGTCGTGCCGCTCCCGCAGCCCGTCGATGTGCACGGCGAACGCGAAGTACGGCGAGGGCTTGAACTTCTCCATCTTCTTGCGCAGCAGCAGGGCGTTGGTGCACAGGAAGACGAACTTCTTCCTGGCCACCAACTGCCGCACGATCTCGTCGATCTGCGGGTGCATCAGGGGTTCGCCGCCGGCGATCGACACCATCGGCGCACCGGACTCCAGGACGGCGCCCACGGCCTGCGCCACCGGCATGCGCTGCTTGAGCACGCCCGCCGGGTGCTGGATCTTGCCGCAGCCCTCGCACTTCAGATTGCAGGCGTAGAGCGGTTCCAGCTCGACGATCAGCGGGAACTTGTCCCGCTTGCGGAGCTTCTGTTCGGCGAGATACGTCGCCACCTTGATGGACTGGCGGAGCGGCATGGCCATCTGGCTCACCTCCTGGGGAGCAGCAAGGAACGGTGCCATTCGTAATAAGCGGGAAGGACGGCACGAAGGACGCGGAAGGCTGATATTCCACCGCGTACCGTGCCAATCCGGACCAGTTCATGCTCTGGAGCGTCCACGACCACCCGGACGGCCGCAACCGGGCGTACGCCCGATCTCACGGCGCAGTGGAGCGTCACCGCCGATTCCATGTCGACCGCGAGCGCGCCGGTCGCGTACAGGTCGGACCGTTCCCGACCGCGTACGACGTGGTCGGATCCGGTGAGCGGGCCGGTGTGGACCGTGCGTCCGGGCACAGCCCTCGTCAGCTCCTTGACCAGCAGTTCGGTGCCCACACAGGGCGTGACAGCACCGTCGGGCCCTCGGGTCTCCTCGGCGACGACCAGGTCGCCGGGGTGCATGCCCGGCGCGAGTCCGGCGCAGAACCCGGTGGCCAGCACGGCCGCGTCACGCAGCCCCGGGTCGGCGAGCAGCCGGGTGACCGACCGCTCGGCGGCCCTCGGCCCCATGCCGGTGCGCAGTACGGTGACCGGGCCCCCGGCGCCGCCCCGGTCGCCGCTGCGCAGGGCGAGCTGCTCGATGCCGAGCGCACAGGCGATCAGCAGCGGGGCCGGGGCGGCGGGCGGGTTCATCAGCTCCCCTTGGCTTTCGAGGCGGCCGGGGCTTTCAGGACGGCCGGCTCGCCGTTGACGTACCGTCCGAGCGCCGTGAGCGGGAAGACCTGGCGGTAGAGGTGGTAGTTGATCGAGAAGTCCCAGGGGAAGCCGGTCCCGGTGAAGTACGGCTCGTCCCAGGACCCGTCCTCCCGCTGGGTCCGGGCCAGCCACTCGACGCCGCGCTCGGTGGCCTTGGTGTCCCGCTCCCCCGCCGCCAGCAGCGCGAGCAGGGCCCACGCGGTCTGGGAGGCGGTGGAGGCGCCCTTGCCGCCCCACTCGGCGGGGTCGGGGTAGGAGCGCAGGTCCTCGCCCCAGCCGCCGTCGTCGTTCTGCACGGTCTCCAGCCAGGCCACGGCCCTGCGGATCGCGGGGTGCGCGGCGGGCAGCCCGGCCGTCATGAGGGCGGGGACCACCGACCCTGTGCCGTAGACGTAGTTGACGCCCCAGCGGCCGAACCACGCGCCGTTCGGCTCCTGTTCGGCGAGCAGCCATTCGATGCCGCGCCGGGTGCGCGGATCGTGGGACAGGCCCTCGACCGCGAGCATCTCCACCACATGCGCGGTGACGTCGGCGGACGGCGGGTCGATCACCTCGCCGAAGTCGCAGAACGGCAGCCGGTTGGGGAACGGGCTGGTGTTGTCGGCGTCGAAGGCGGCCCATGCCCCGTTCCTCGACTGCATGCCCACGGTCCAGCGCACCCCGCGCCGGATGGCCTTCTCCACCCGCTCCGGGTCGGGGTGCCTGACCCGGCGCAGCGCGAGGACGACCTCGGCGGTGTCGTCGATGTCGGGGTAGTTGTCGTTGTGGAACTCGAAGGCCCAGCCGCCCGGCGCGAGTCGGGGGCGCTTCACCGACCAGTCGCCGGGGCGGACGATCTCCTCACCGAGCATCCAGTCGGCGGCCTTGACGAGTTGGGGATGGTCGGCGGGCAGGCCCGCGTCGGCGAGCGCGATGGCGGCGAGGCAGGTGTCCCACACCGGGGACTGGCACGCCTCGATCATGCGGGCCCCGTCCTCCCGCCACACGGCGAACCGGTCGAGGGACTCCAACCCGGCCCGCATCACGGGGTGTCGGAGGTCGTAGCCGAGCAGGTGCAGCGCGATGACCGAGTAGACGGCCGGCGGCTGGATGCCACCCCAGCAGCCGTCGTTCTCCTGCCGCTCGACGATCCAGCGGGCCGCTCTGTTCATGGCCGCCCCGCGCAGCCGCTTCAGCGCCACCTTGTGGTAGCCGTGCAGGACCTTGTCGAGGCGCTGGAAAGCGCCTTCCCAACTGCCCAGCGGATCAGCGGGCCTGGGAGGGTTCGGCCGCTCCGGGTCGGTGTGCAGCTCGTCGAGCGGGAACGGCGCGGGCCGCACCGGGCGCTTCGCCGAGACCACGGTCAGCGGCACGATCGTCTGTCGGGCCCAGCAGCCGAAGTCGTAGATGTTCAGTGGCATCCACTTGGGGAAGTAGACGATCTCCGGCGGCATCTCGGGCAGGTCGTCCCATTTCCACCAGCCGAACAGCGCCAGCCAGATGCGGGTGAAGACCCGGGCGGCGGCGATGCCGCCCCGCCCCCGGATCCACGCGGACGCCTTCGCCATGTGCGGCTCGGCCGGGTCGTCCCCGGCCAGCCGTAGCGCGACGTACGCCTCGACGGTGGCGGAGAGATCGGGCGGGCCGCCGTAGAAGGTGACCCAGGTTCCGTCCGGGCGTTGCTCGCCTCTGATGAAGAGCGCGGCGGCCTGCGTGGTCTTCTCGTCGCGGATGCCCAGGAACTGACGGAGCAGCAGGTCCTCGGCGTCCATGGTGACGTTGGTCTCCAGGTCGCCCTTCCACCAGCCCTGGGCGTCCTGCCGGGACAGCAGGAGGTCGGTGGCGCGCCGTACGGCGTGCGCGGCGGCATCCTGGACCCCTGCCGTCACCGGGGTGTCGCGTTCGGAGTCGCTGGCCGAGGGCGCGCGGGGCGGGAGTGCCCCGGTGCTTCCGTCGGTCGTCGCTGTCATGGCTTCCCCTTCGTGCAGTGGACGGATCTCTCTGCGGTGGGTCAGCCGTCGGCCGGTGCGTGTCCGGTGACGAGCACCGGCCGGCGACTACGCGAGGGCTATTCGACCGATGGCGGTCGACTCCTGGGGGGTCGCGGTCATCTCTTCCGTACGACGACGAAGTCGGCGAGCGCCGCGAACTGGTCCCGCACCCGCTCGGGCATCCGGATCGAGTCCAGCGCCTCGATGGCGATCGTGTGCTGGCGGCGGGCTTCCTCGGCGGTCCACCGCCGGCCGCCCGCCTCCTCGATGAGGGCGGCGCGCACGGCGAACTCCTCCTCGGAGAAGCTCTCGAAGTCGCTGCTCTTGGCGTCGGCGGCGAGGAGCTCACCGAGCTGCTCGGAGGCCGGGCCGCCCGCCGCGAGCGCGGCCACGACCGGCAGGGACTTCTTGCGCTGGCGCAGATCGCTCCAGGTCTGCTTGCCCGTGGAGACCGGGTCGCCCCAGATGCCCAGCAGGTCGTCGACGGCCTGGAAGGCGAGACCCAGGTGGTAGCCGTACTTCTCCAGCGTGTCGGCGGTGCGGTCGTCCGCGCCGCCGAGGACCGCGCCGATGGAGCAGGCGCAGGCGAGCAGGGCGCCGGTCTTGTTGCCCTCCATCTCCAGACACTCCTCGACGGTGACCCGCTCGCGGTGCTCGTAGGAGATGTCCTGGGCCTGCCCGTCGATGAGCGCGCGGGTCGCCGTGGTGACACGGCGGGTGGCGCGGGCCGCCTCGGCGGTGCCCAGTTCGAGGAGGATCTCGTTGGCGAGGACCATCAGTGCGTCGCCGACGAGGATGGCCTGGGCGGGGCCGTGGACCTTCCAGACGGTGTCGCGATGGCGGCGCTGTTCGTCGCCGTCCATCAGGTCGTCGTGCAACAGCGAGAAGTTGTGCACCAGTTCCACCGCGACCGCGCCGGGGATGCCGACCTCGGGTGCGGCGCCGGTGACCTCGGCGGACATGACGGCGAGCGCGGGACGTACGGCCTTGCCGCCGTCGCCGTCCGCCGGGTTGCCGTGGGCGTCGATCCAGCCGAAGTGGTAGGCGGCGACGGTGTCCATGGGGGGCGCCAGCCGATCGACGGCCGCCCGCAGCACGGGTGTGGCCAGGGTCCGCCCGCGCTCCAGGAGCGCGGTCACGTCCACCGCGGTCCTCGCAGCGGCCGTCACGGCCGGGGGCACAGTGGGCACAGTCTCTCCAGATGTAGAAGTGTTCGCGGTACCGAGAGTGCGGGAACCGGTCCGGTGCGCTTCGAGCGTCACGCCGCCTCCTCGTGGTCCAGGAGATGGTCCCGGGACCGGCCCAGAGCGGCGAGGGCGGTGTCCGCCGCTCCGATGCCGCTGCGGACCGCACTCTCCATGGTCGCGGGCCACCCGGTGGCGGTCCACGCTCCGGCCAGGTACAGGCCGGGTGCCTTGGTGCGGGCGCCGGGCCTGAGCCGTCCGACGCCGGGGGTGGGAGCGAACGTCGCGGTGCGCTCCCGGGTCACGAAGAAGTCCTTCACCCGCGCGCCGCGAGTGGAGGGCAACAGCCTTTCCAGCTCGGGCAGATACCGCTGCCGCAGCTCGGACACGGGCGTGTCGATCTCGTCCTGCGCGGCCGACTGCGACAGTGCCAGGTACTGGCCCTCGCGCAGCCCGGACGCCCCGGTCCGGTCGAAGACCCACTGCACGGGCGAGCCGAGCGCCGCGAAGAACGGCTTGGTCAGCACCTTCCGGTCGTACACCACATGGACGTTGAGGATCGGCGCGGTGCCGATCTCCAGCAGCCGACCGGGCTGGTCGAGCGCTCCCGCGGGCAGCAGGTCGTACGTCTCGCGCTGCGGTACGGCGAGGACGACCGTGTCGGCGTCGATGCTCTCGCCGGGCACCTCGACCCGCCACTTCCCGTTCCCCAGGGGGGAGACGGAGGTGACGCGGGTACGGAGCCCGGTACGGACACCCGCCGAGTCGAGCGCCTTGCGTGCCAGCCGGTCGTGCAGTTCGCCCAGCGGGACATGGGCCCAGCCGATGTCGGCCGCTCCCGGTTCGGACAGCAGACCCGTCTTGAACACCATCGCGGCGAGCCCGAGGGAGGCGTCCCGGGCCACCGCGTTGAGGGTGGCGACCCCCACGAGGTCCCACAGCGCCTCGACGGCCCGCGGCGACTGACCGTGCTCGGCCAGCCAGCTGCCGAAGTCCCGTTCGTCCAGCGCGGGATCGGCGAGGTCGAGCGCCTTGAGCGCCAGTGCGGCGCGCCCCACGCCGGCGCGCTCGGCGAGCGAGAGGTGGGGGTACGTGGCGAGGCTGCGCCCCAGATGCAGGGGGACGGGCAGCGCGTCGCGCCGCAGTCTGCCGAGCCGTCGCCCGGATGTGCCCTCGGCGTCGAGAACCGGCACGTCGAGACGGTCCTGCAGGGGTGCGAGGGCGGCTCCGTCGACGCGGTCGAGGAACCAGCGGTAGGCGGTGCAGCACCGCATGTACACATGCTGTCCGTTGTCGACGGTCAGCTCGCCGCGCCGGAAGGAGAAGGCGAGTCCGCCGAGGCGGGGCCGCCCTTCCAGGAGCGTGACGTGGACGCCGGCGTCGGCGAGCGAGAGCGCGGCGGTGATGCCCGCCAGCCCCCCGCCGACCACGACGGCCGTGCTCCGGGGGCGGCCCGTCCGGTCCGCGTCCCGCAGCCCCTCGGACTGTGCGCCGTCGGTCATCGTGCACCCTCCCCTGCCGGTCCGCCGGGGTGCTGGAGCGGTCCGCGGCCGGCCGTCGCAGTCAGGGACGCCCCGGCGTCGCGGAGGGTTGCGTACCACTTTTCCCCGGTGGGTTCACCTTGGAGCGAATTGTCCATCAGACGCGTCTCCTGACCGTACGGCGCGACGCGTGGCGGGCGTCCAGACCCGAGAGTCCGCGTACGGCCACGTACGCCTTCTCTCGGCCGGGCAGCGAGACCCGTCCGCGCAGTACGGCCTCCGGCTCGCGCTCGATGCGGTCGAGCAGCCGCCGGTAGATGCCGGCCATGGCGGCGACGCAGGCGCCGCTGCGGCGGTCGAGCATCGGCAGCAGCCGGTAGCCCTCGGCGAACAGGGCGCGGGCCCGGCGCACTTCGAAGTGCACCAGACCCGCGAAGTCGGAGTCGGCCGGTGGGAGAGGCCCGGCGGCGAACCCGGCCGAGCAGCCGAATTTCGCGAGGTCGTCGGCGGGCAGGTAGGTGCGCCCGCTCTCCGCGTCCTCGCGAACGTCCCTGAGGATGTTGGTCAGTTGGAGCGCGAGTCCGAGAGTGTCGGCGTACTCCGGTGCGCGTTCGGCGCCGCGCGCCCCCGGTTCCGTGCCGAAGACACCGAGCGAGAGCCGTCCGATGGAACCGGCGACACAGCGGCAGTAGACCTTCAGGTCGTCCCAGGTCTCGTAGTGCTCGCCGCGTACGTCCATGAGGACACCGCCGATGAGTTCGTCGAGGGCGTCGAGCGGGATCGGGAAGGCCGTCCCGGCGTGGGCGAGGGCGACCGCGACGGGGTCCGTGTCGTCCTCGTCGACGGAGCCGTCCCGGACCCGGGTGAGCAGCGCCCTTGTCTCCTCCAGCCGGGCCGCCTTGACCTCGACCGCGAGCGCGCCGTCACC is from Streptomyces sp. NBC_01314 and encodes:
- the dxs gene encoding 1-deoxy-D-xylulose-5-phosphate synthase yields the protein MTILESIRQPRDLKALTEAELGELAEEIREFLVHAVARTGGHLGPNLGVVELSIALHRVFESPVDRIVWDTGHQSYVHKLLTGRQDFSKLRGKGGLSGYPSREESEHDIVENSHASTALGWADGLAKARQVRGEEGHVVAVIGDGALTGGMAWEALNNIAAAKDRPLIIVVNDNERSYSPTIGGLANHLATLRTTDGYEQFLAWGKEVLLRTPVVGKEVYEALHGAKKGFKDAFAPQGMFEDLGLKYVGPIDGHDTKAVESALRRAKRFHGPVLVHCLTQKGRGYEPALANEEDHFHTVGVMDPLTCEPLTPAGGPSWTSVFGDEIVRIGDEREDVVAITAAMLHPVGLGRFAEKFPDRVWDVGIAEQHAAVSAAGLATGGLHPVVAVYATFLNRAFDQLLMDVALHRCGVTFVLDRAGVTGVDGASHNGMWDMSILQVVPGLRIAAPRDAEQLRTQLREAVTVDDAPTLIRFPKESVGPEIPSLERVGGMDVLHRSPSSDRPAVLLVAVGVMASVCLQAAELLEARGIGCTVVDPRWVKPVDPALPWLADEHRLVAVVEDNSRAAGVGSAVALALGDAEVDVPVRRFGIPEQFLPHAKRGEVLADIGLTPVEIAGRISASSAVRDEWAKGDLSEAELSEEKPK
- the ispG gene encoding flavodoxin-dependent (E)-4-hydroxy-3-methylbut-2-enyl-diphosphate synthase; this translates as MTTVSLGVPEVPVRPIAERRVSRAIQVGSVAVGGGAPVSVQSMTTTRTSDVGATLQQIAELTASGCQIVRVACPTQDDADALATIARKSQIPVIADIHFQPKYVFAAIEAGCAAVRVNPGNIKQFDDKVKEIARAAKDRATPIRIGVNAGSLDKRLLQKYGRATPEALVESALWESSLFEEHGFRDIKISVKHNDPVVMIEAYRQLAAQCDYPLHLGVTEAGPAFQGTIKSAVAFGALLSEGIGDTIRVSLSAPPVEEIKVGIQILESLNLRQRRLEIVSCPSCGRAQVDVYRLADEVTAGLEGMEVPLRVAVMGCVVNGPGEAREADLGVASGNGKGQIFVKGEVIKTVPESKIVETLIDEAMKIAEQMERDGVASGEPAVTVS
- the hpnH gene encoding adenosyl-hopene transferase HpnH; this encodes MAMPLRQSIKVATYLAEQKLRKRDKFPLIVELEPLYACNLKCEGCGKIQHPAGVLKQRMPVAQAVGAVLESGAPMVSIAGGEPLMHPQIDEIVRQLVARKKFVFLCTNALLLRKKMEKFKPSPYFAFAVHIDGLRERHDESVAKEGVFDEAVAAMKEAKKRGFRVTTNSTFFNTDTPQTIIEVLNYLNDDLQVDEMMISPAYAYEKAPDQEHFLGVEQTRELFKKAFSGGNRRRWRLNHSPLFLDFLEGKVDFPCTAWAIPNYSLFGWQKPCYLMSDGYVTTYRELIEDTDWDAYGRGKDPRCANCMAHCGYEPTAVLATMGSLKESLRALRDTVSGNNG
- a CDS encoding 1-hydroxy-2-methyl-2-butenyl 4-diphosphate reductase, translated to MNPPAAPAPLLIACALGIEQLALRSGDRGGAGGPVTVLRTGMGPRAAERSVTRLLADPGLRDAAVLATGFCAGLAPGMHPGDLVVAEETRGPDGAVTPCVGTELLVKELTRAVPGRTVHTGPLTGSDHVVRGRERSDLYATGALAVDMESAVTLHCAVRSGVRPVAAVRVVVDAPEHELVRIGTVRGGISAFRVLRAVLPAYYEWHRSLLLPRR
- the shc gene encoding squalene--hopene cyclase, coding for MTATTDGSTGALPPRAPSASDSERDTPVTAGVQDAAAHAVRRATDLLLSRQDAQGWWKGDLETNVTMDAEDLLLRQFLGIRDEKTTQAAALFIRGEQRPDGTWVTFYGGPPDLSATVEAYVALRLAGDDPAEPHMAKASAWIRGRGGIAAARVFTRIWLALFGWWKWDDLPEMPPEIVYFPKWMPLNIYDFGCWARQTIVPLTVVSAKRPVRPAPFPLDELHTDPERPNPPRPADPLGSWEGAFQRLDKVLHGYHKVALKRLRGAAMNRAARWIVERQENDGCWGGIQPPAVYSVIALHLLGYDLRHPVMRAGLESLDRFAVWREDGARMIEACQSPVWDTCLAAIALADAGLPADHPQLVKAADWMLGEEIVRPGDWSVKRPRLAPGGWAFEFHNDNYPDIDDTAEVVLALRRVRHPDPERVEKAIRRGVRWTVGMQSRNGAWAAFDADNTSPFPNRLPFCDFGEVIDPPSADVTAHVVEMLAVEGLSHDPRTRRGIEWLLAEQEPNGAWFGRWGVNYVYGTGSVVPALMTAGLPAAHPAIRRAVAWLETVQNDDGGWGEDLRSYPDPAEWGGKGASTASQTAWALLALLAAGERDTKATERGVEWLARTQREDGSWDEPYFTGTGFPWDFSINYHLYRQVFPLTALGRYVNGEPAVLKAPAASKAKGS
- a CDS encoding polyprenyl synthetase family protein, giving the protein MPTVPPAVTAAARTAVDVTALLERGRTLATPVLRAAVDRLAPPMDTVAAYHFGWIDAHGNPADGDGGKAVRPALAVMSAEVTGAAPEVGIPGAVAVELVHNFSLLHDDLMDGDEQRRHRDTVWKVHGPAQAILVGDALMVLANEILLELGTAEAARATRRVTTATRALIDGQAQDISYEHRERVTVEECLEMEGNKTGALLACACSIGAVLGGADDRTADTLEKYGYHLGLAFQAVDDLLGIWGDPVSTGKQTWSDLRQRKKSLPVVAALAAGGPASEQLGELLAADAKSSDFESFSEEEFAVRAALIEEAGGRRWTAEEARRQHTIAIEALDSIRMPERVRDQFAALADFVVVRKR
- the hpnE gene encoding hydroxysqualene dehydroxylase HpnE is translated as MTDGAQSEGLRDADRTGRPRSTAVVVGGGLAGITAALSLADAGVHVTLLEGRPRLGGLAFSFRRGELTVDNGQHVYMRCCTAYRWFLDRVDGAALAPLQDRLDVPVLDAEGTSGRRLGRLRRDALPVPLHLGRSLATYPHLSLAERAGVGRAALALKALDLADPALDERDFGSWLAEHGQSPRAVEALWDLVGVATLNAVARDASLGLAAMVFKTGLLSEPGAADIGWAHVPLGELHDRLARKALDSAGVRTGLRTRVTSVSPLGNGKWRVEVPGESIDADTVVLAVPQRETYDLLPAGALDQPGRLLEIGTAPILNVHVVYDRKVLTKPFFAALGSPVQWVFDRTGASGLREGQYLALSQSAAQDEIDTPVSELRQRYLPELERLLPSTRGARVKDFFVTRERTATFAPTPGVGRLRPGARTKAPGLYLAGAWTATGWPATMESAVRSGIGAADTALAALGRSRDHLLDHEEAA
- a CDS encoding DUF6380 family protein produces the protein MDNSLQGEPTGEKWYATLRDAGASLTATAGRGPLQHPGGPAGEGAR
- the hpnD gene encoding presqualene diphosphate synthase HpnD, producing MIRTVESEPHAAAPVLAAYSYCEAVTGQQARNFAYGIRLLPTPKRRAMSALYAFSRRVDDIGDGALAVEVKAARLEETRALLTRVRDGSVDEDDTDPVAVALAHAGTAFPIPLDALDELIGGVLMDVRGEHYETWDDLKVYCRCVAGSIGRLSLGVFGTEPGARGAERAPEYADTLGLALQLTNILRDVREDAESGRTYLPADDLAKFGCSAGFAAGPLPPADSDFAGLVHFEVRRARALFAEGYRLLPMLDRRSGACVAAMAGIYRRLLDRIEREPEAVLRGRVSLPGREKAYVAVRGLSGLDARHASRRTVRRRV